One stretch of Puniceicoccales bacterium DNA includes these proteins:
- a CDS encoding NAD(P)/FAD-dependent oxidoreductase — protein sequence MGESQYIGKIEKKYDLVVIGSGLAGLTAANYLAKLGYRVAIFEQHYEIGGLAAYFSRKGGHIFDVSLHGFPHGMVKSCRKYWSKEIADSIVQLKRIRFVNPQFDIETTFTREDFTKILVHRFGLPEERVEAFFTGLRKMNFYDDDLRSTKQIFEEFFPGRSDVHRLLLEPIAYANGSTLNDEAITYGIVFSNFMSNGVFTFQGGTDALIKKMSNALKDHGVDIFKHSKVEKILLDTDGVPKKVIGVRVNDQNIACRAVISNANVLSTIVNLVGESEFSDDFLKKERSVRVNNSSCQAYLGIKKGETIPDIGDLIFTSECNELDSKELCHFHTKSRTFSMYYPKTRPQNEPSYAIVASMNAHWEDWVSLSPEEYKKEKARIIEDSIVSLEKFIPNVRRKIDYTEAATPLTFHRYTSHPKGTSFGTKFEGLEISMDLPKQINGLYHAGSVGIIMSGWLGAMNYGVIVAHKVAGIL from the coding sequence ATGGGTGAATCACAATATATTGGAAAAATTGAAAAAAAATATGACCTGGTGGTAATAGGTAGCGGATTGGCTGGATTGACAGCAGCAAACTATCTTGCGAAACTAGGCTACCGAGTGGCCATATTTGAACAGCATTACGAAATCGGTGGCCTTGCTGCCTATTTTTCTAGAAAAGGAGGCCACATTTTTGATGTGTCTCTCCATGGATTTCCTCATGGCATGGTTAAATCCTGCCGAAAATATTGGTCCAAAGAGATTGCCGATAGCATCGTACAATTGAAAAGGATAAGGTTTGTAAATCCTCAGTTCGACATTGAAACAACTTTTACCAGAGAGGATTTCACAAAAATCCTGGTGCATAGGTTTGGTCTGCCAGAAGAACGCGTGGAAGCATTTTTTACAGGTCTGCGAAAAATGAATTTTTATGACGATGATCTTCGCAGTACAAAGCAAATATTCGAGGAATTTTTCCCAGGTCGCAGCGATGTACATAGATTGCTGCTCGAACCCATAGCCTATGCCAATGGATCGACCTTGAATGACGAGGCCATAACCTATGGCATTGTGTTTTCTAACTTCATGAGCAATGGCGTATTTACTTTCCAGGGTGGCACCGATGCTTTGATAAAAAAAATGTCCAATGCATTGAAAGACCATGGAGTGGATATTTTTAAGCACAGCAAGGTGGAAAAAATTCTACTGGATACAGATGGTGTTCCCAAGAAAGTAATTGGCGTTAGGGTAAATGATCAAAATATAGCCTGTCGGGCCGTAATTTCCAATGCCAATGTGCTGTCGACCATAGTTAATCTGGTTGGTGAAAGTGAATTTTCTGATGATTTTTTAAAAAAAGAACGTTCGGTCAGAGTCAATAATAGTTCGTGCCAAGCCTATCTGGGTATTAAAAAAGGAGAAACCATCCCAGACATTGGTGATTTGATTTTCACTTCCGAGTGCAACGAATTGGATAGTAAGGAATTATGTCATTTTCATACTAAAAGCAGAACATTCTCAATGTACTATCCAAAAACAAGACCGCAGAATGAACCTAGCTATGCCATCGTGGCATCGATGAATGCCCATTGGGAAGATTGGGTAAGTCTATCTCCGGAAGAATATAAAAAAGAAAAGGCTAGAATCATTGAGGATTCCATAGTCTCGTTGGAAAAATTCATACCCAATGTGCGCCGAAAAATAGATTATACCGAAGCTGCAACGCCATTGACATTCCATCGGTACACGTCTCATCCCAAGGGAACTTCATTTGGAACTAAATTCGAAGGTCTCGAAATTTCTATGGATTTGCCAAAGCAAATAAATGGTCTATATCATGCTGGTTCTGT